A window of the Psilocybe cubensis strain MGC-MH-2018 chromosome Unknown contig4, whole genome shotgun sequence genome harbors these coding sequences:
- a CDS encoding Ubiquitin-conjugating enzyme E2 2 produces MSTNCKKRLIRDFKRLSSDPPGGISGSPLPDNIMLWNAVIFGPGDTPFEDGTFKLLLTFDESYPNKPPTVKFLSRMFHPNVYANSELCLDILQNRWSPTYDVAAILTSIQSLLHDPNPNSPANAEAAQLYRENMKEYVRRVKVTVEESWLDPEEGGLGENEGEQAGEGGEPMEGQHAGGAASQRV; encoded by the exons ATGTCGACGAACTGCAAGAAACGGCTCATCCGGGACTTCAAGCGCCTCTCGTCCGACCCGCCAGGCGGGATCTCGGGCAGTCCGCTCCCCGACAATATTATGCTCTGGAACGCTGTCATCTTCGGGCCAG GCGACACCCCCTTCGAAGACGGCACATTCAAGCTCCTCCTCACATTCGACGAGTCCTACCCCAACAAACCGCCCACCGTCAAATTCCTCTCGCGGATGTTCCACCCCAACGTCTACGCGAACAGCGAGCTCTGCCTCGACATCCTGCAAAACCGGTGGTCGCCCACATACGACGTCGCGGCGATATTGACGAGTATACAGAGCTTGCTGCATGATCCGAACCCGAATAGCCCGGCGAATGCGGAGGCGGCGCAGTTGTATAGGGAAAATATGAAGGAGTATGTGAGGAGGGTCAAGGTGACGGTTGAGGAGAGTTGGTTGGAtccggaggagggggggttgggggagaatgagggagagcaggcgggggagggaggggagccgATGGAGGGACAGCACGCGGGCGGAGCTGCGTCTCAGCGTGTTTGA